Proteins encoded by one window of Blautia faecicola:
- a CDS encoding DUF6783 domain-containing protein gives MFYLHSVDVARYAALIQEKSPTNCDAHLAESLFQTRSRVHLSSQDIITNVRPDFQ, from the coding sequence ATATTTTACCTTCATTCGGTTGACGTAGCCCGCTACGCCGCCCTCATTCAGGAAAAATCTCCCACAAACTGTGACGCACATCTTGCAGAAAGCCTTTTTCAAACACGCTCTAGGGTACATTTAAGTTCGCAAGATATTATAACAAATGTCAGACCTGATTTCCAGTAG
- a CDS encoding undecaprenyldiphospho-muramoylpentapeptide beta-N-acetylglucosaminyltransferase, whose product MKHIVLTGGGTAGHVTPNIAMIPALKEKGFKISYIGSYNGIEKKLIEEMGIPYYGISSGKLRRYFDMKNFTDPFRVLKGFSEARKLLKKLKPDVVFSKGGFVTVPVVIAAKRCKIPAIIHESDMTPGLANKLCIPSAVKVCCNFPETVSKLPADKAVLTGTPIRQELLQGDPEAALRFTGLKAGKPVLMIIGGSLGSVAVNTAVRNILSDLLKDFQVIHLCGKGKLDTSLTDTEGYVQYEYIKDELSDLFALSDLVISRAGANAICEISALKKPNLLIPLSANASRGDQILNARSFEKLGYSKVLEEEEITNEKLLQTIRDLYANREQYIEAMSKSSQMDSIGKIVGMLWDCAK is encoded by the coding sequence ATGAAACATATCGTACTTACCGGCGGCGGTACCGCAGGGCATGTAACACCAAACATCGCTATGATTCCCGCATTGAAAGAAAAAGGATTTAAAATCTCTTATATCGGTTCCTATAACGGAATTGAAAAGAAGCTGATCGAAGAGATGGGAATTCCTTATTATGGAATATCCTCCGGTAAATTAAGACGTTATTTTGATATGAAGAACTTCACCGATCCGTTCCGTGTGCTGAAAGGATTTTCCGAGGCAAGAAAACTGCTGAAAAAGCTGAAACCGGATGTTGTTTTCTCCAAGGGAGGATTTGTTACCGTTCCTGTTGTCATTGCAGCAAAGCGCTGTAAGATTCCGGCGATCATTCATGAGTCCGATATGACTCCCGGACTTGCCAACAAGCTGTGTATCCCTTCCGCTGTGAAAGTATGCTGTAACTTCCCGGAGACTGTCAGCAAACTTCCTGCCGATAAAGCGGTTCTTACCGGAACTCCGATCCGTCAGGAACTTCTGCAGGGTGATCCGGAAGCCGCTCTTCGCTTTACCGGACTGAAAGCCGGAAAACCGGTACTGATGATCATCGGCGGAAGCCTTGGCTCCGTTGCTGTCAACACCGCAGTCCGCAATATCCTGTCGGATCTGTTAAAAGATTTCCAGGTGATCCATCTTTGCGGAAAAGGCAAACTGGATACTTCTCTTACCGATACAGAAGGTTATGTACAGTATGAATATATTAAAGATGAACTTTCTGATCTCTTCGCTCTGTCCGACCTCGTAATTTCCCGTGCCGGAGCCAATGCGATCTGTGAGATCAGTGCCTTAAAGAAACCAAACCTGCTGATCCCGCTTTCCGCCAACGCCAGCCGTGGTGACCAGATCCTGAATGCCCGTTCTTTTGAAAAACTGGGTTACAGCAAAGTTCTGGAAGAAGAAGAGATCACCAACGAAAAACTGTTGCAGACAATCCGTGACCTGTATGCGAACCGGGAACAGTATATCGAGGCGATGAGCAAGAGCAGCCAAATGGATTCCATCGGTAAGATTGTTGGGATGCTGTGGGATTGTGCGAAGTAA
- a CDS encoding DUF6382 domain-containing protein encodes MKMDYRRDLQHNYLVAEDGEDTENYITRMMTENQVQGLLGCECRRMDQKKLYYYDITSKISLAEKCRYKKIKGSEVLLVVQGLLQVLVQLEEYLIPADRICLDWNYIYLDPASGQPSFCCLPVTEKELEQGVRELLEELLPRLDHQEQDGVSVVYELYQYAVRESFSVMELQGVLERRMLEQRKSLRRESQMYGEKENSFPSEDGYANTEEAGRSYLAGERKSIQEESVRSWEKEKRAGKSAGGREEEQFRTDRRNHERALEDFFSVEEEENETDRERNLPVGLLAGICAGVLYGLTGYAVWEYFPGYLGIWGAIGVIAALSFLIWQVTVKRRKKEDSQIAEQFAMYQEPAGKSLDFPKQAVGEWEEKEEEAEAEEVSSWENRIPWENNNYTQLLSAGRKEGGLILKELHPVSGRQFRIDKTHPTIIGQLKDQADLVLPSTAVSRVHASIEQRAGSWYLKDLNSRNGTWVNDQELYGEEEKELTTGDQIQFADLVYRVEI; translated from the coding sequence ATGAAAATGGATTACAGAAGAGATTTGCAGCATAATTATCTGGTGGCGGAGGACGGTGAGGATACGGAAAATTATATCACAAGAATGATGACAGAAAATCAGGTGCAGGGACTTCTGGGGTGTGAGTGCAGAAGGATGGATCAGAAGAAACTGTATTATTATGATATTACCTCGAAAATCTCTCTTGCGGAAAAATGCAGGTATAAAAAAATCAAAGGATCGGAAGTGCTTCTGGTTGTGCAGGGACTTTTACAGGTGTTGGTGCAGCTGGAGGAATATCTGATACCGGCAGATCGGATCTGTCTGGACTGGAATTATATTTATCTCGATCCGGCAAGCGGTCAGCCTTCGTTTTGCTGTCTGCCTGTGACGGAAAAGGAACTGGAGCAGGGAGTGCGGGAACTTCTGGAAGAACTGCTTCCCCGGCTGGATCATCAGGAGCAGGACGGGGTATCGGTAGTTTATGAACTGTATCAGTATGCGGTCCGGGAGTCATTTTCCGTGATGGAGCTGCAGGGCGTTCTGGAACGGCGGATGCTGGAACAGAGAAAATCGCTGCGAAGAGAATCACAGATGTATGGCGAGAAAGAAAACAGTTTTCCGTCGGAGGATGGGTATGCAAATACGGAAGAGGCAGGGCGGTCGTATCTCGCAGGGGAAAGAAAGAGTATACAGGAAGAAAGTGTCCGGTCATGGGAGAAGGAGAAACGAGCGGGTAAGAGTGCCGGTGGCAGGGAAGAAGAACAGTTCCGGACAGACAGGAGAAATCATGAACGGGCACTGGAAGATTTTTTCTCTGTGGAAGAAGAGGAGAACGAGACGGACCGGGAGCGGAATCTTCCGGTTGGACTGCTTGCGGGAATCTGCGCAGGGGTTCTGTATGGGCTGACCGGTTACGCCGTCTGGGAGTATTTTCCGGGGTATCTTGGCATCTGGGGAGCGATCGGAGTGATTGCAGCGTTAAGTTTTCTGATCTGGCAGGTGACAGTGAAGAGAAGAAAAAAAGAGGACAGTCAGATTGCAGAACAGTTTGCCATGTATCAGGAACCAGCCGGGAAATCACTGGATTTTCCCAAACAGGCTGTCGGGGAATGGGAAGAAAAAGAGGAAGAGGCAGAGGCAGAGGAAGTCTCCTCATGGGAAAACCGGATTCCGTGGGAGAATAACAACTATACGCAGCTCCTCTCCGCAGGAAGAAAAGAGGGAGGTCTGATCCTGAAAGAACTGCATCCGGTCAGCGGCAGGCAGTTCCGGATAGACAAAACACACCCAACGATCATCGGTCAGCTGAAAGATCAGGCAGATCTCGTTTTACCCTCCACAGCAGTAAGCCGGGTACACGCCAGCATCGAACAACGGGCAGGCAGCTGGTATCTGAAAGACCTCAACTCCCGCAACGGAACCTGGGTCAACGACCAGGAACTCTACGGAGAAGAAGAAAAAGAACTCACCACCGGCGACCAGATCCAGTTCGCAGATCTGGTGTATCGGGTGGAGATATAA
- a CDS encoding prepilin peptidase, giving the protein MEVLTAGYLLVNSWTDWRRKEVDSVWTVAVVILTALIYVGTGQKLCWSGLLPGIFLWLASLWKPGQIGSGDGIVLMGIGWIQGIQQVCMIFQTAILLAAGAGICMLALGKGRKKEIPFVPFLLAGYLIQYL; this is encoded by the coding sequence ATGGAAGTATTGACAGCCGGTTATCTGCTGGTAAACAGCTGGACAGACTGGAGAAGAAAAGAAGTGGATAGTGTGTGGACCGTGGCAGTTGTTATTCTGACTGCATTAATATATGTAGGAACAGGTCAAAAACTTTGCTGGAGCGGACTGCTTCCCGGTATTTTTCTGTGGCTGGCATCTTTATGGAAGCCGGGACAGATCGGAAGCGGGGATGGAATTGTGCTGATGGGAATCGGCTGGATCCAGGGAATCCAGCAGGTATGTATGATTTTTCAGACAGCGATTCTTCTGGCGGCAGGTGCCGGGATCTGCATGCTGGCACTAGGAAAGGGAAGAAAAAAGGAGATTCCGTTTGTGCCGTTTTTACTGGCTGGTTATCTGATACAGTATCTTTGA
- a CDS encoding DUF6783 domain-containing protein, which produces MCVTVCGRFFLNEGGVAGYVNRMKVKYAAKWGVQIAGMIFQTRSSGTAKTKEELS; this is translated from the coding sequence ATGTGCGTCACAGTTTGTGGGAGATTTTTCCTGAATGAGGGCGGCGTAGCGGGCTACGTCAACCGAATGAAGGTAAAATATGCCGCAAAGTGGGGCGTGCAGATTGCAGGAATGATTTTTCAAACACGCTCTAGCGGTACAGCAAAAACAAAGGAGGAATTATCATGA
- a CDS encoding MBL fold metallo-hydrolase RNA specificity domain-containing protein, with amino-acid sequence MKITFVGATHEVTGSCYFLEAAGKKFLVDFGMEQGPDNFENIPIPVPASELDFVLLTHAHIDHSGKLPVLYAEGFRGNIYTTYATVDLCEIMLRDSAHIQMFEAEWRNRKGQRSGKEPVQPLYDMNDAQGAISHLVGCPYQQILELADGIQVRFVDAGHLLGSASIELWLKEDDVERKIVFSGDIGNKNQPLIKNPTYLQSADYVVMESTYGDRSHGPRVSYEEELAKVIQRTFDRGGNVVIPSFAVGRTQEMLYFIRKIKADHMIQGHDGFPVFVDSPLAVGATTIFNEHHKDCFDEEAMELVNKGINPITFPGLKLSITSEESKSINFDDRPKVIISASGMCDAGRIKHHLKHNLWRPECTVLFVGYQAIGTPGRALVEGVKEIKLFGEEIQVNAEIKVLPGVSGHADNEGLMEWAGAFAEKPKQVFVCHGEDTSCQVLTGRLEDELHYTAMAPYSGTIYDLKEAAFISCPEGVVIRKQETKPQSKSSSVYQRLVAAGQRLLTVIRHNEGGANKDLAKLTSQINNLCDKWDR; translated from the coding sequence ATGAAGATAACGTTCGTGGGTGCGACACATGAAGTTACAGGAAGCTGTTATTTTCTGGAAGCCGCCGGTAAAAAGTTTCTGGTGGATTTTGGAATGGAGCAGGGACCGGATAATTTTGAGAATATACCGATCCCGGTGCCGGCTTCGGAGCTTGATTTTGTACTGCTGACACATGCACATATCGATCACTCCGGAAAACTTCCGGTTCTGTATGCAGAGGGGTTCCGGGGAAATATTTATACGACCTATGCCACCGTGGATCTGTGCGAGATCATGCTTCGTGACAGTGCACATATCCAGATGTTTGAAGCAGAATGGAGAAACCGGAAAGGACAGCGATCCGGCAAGGAACCGGTACAGCCGCTGTATGATATGAACGATGCGCAGGGAGCCATCTCTCATCTGGTGGGCTGCCCATATCAGCAGATTCTGGAACTGGCAGACGGGATTCAGGTGCGTTTTGTAGATGCCGGACATCTGCTTGGCTCGGCAAGTATTGAACTGTGGCTGAAAGAGGATGATGTGGAGCGGAAAATCGTATTTTCCGGAGATATCGGAAATAAGAATCAGCCATTGATCAAGAATCCGACCTATCTGCAATCTGCGGATTATGTGGTGATGGAGTCCACCTATGGTGATCGCAGCCACGGACCGCGGGTAAGTTATGAAGAGGAACTTGCCAAAGTCATCCAGAGAACCTTTGACCGGGGCGGCAATGTGGTGATTCCTTCATTTGCCGTGGGAAGAACGCAGGAAATGCTGTACTTTATCCGTAAGATCAAGGCGGATCATATGATACAGGGACACGATGGCTTCCCGGTATTTGTGGACAGTCCGCTGGCGGTGGGAGCAACAACTATATTTAATGAACATCACAAAGACTGTTTTGATGAAGAAGCGATGGAACTGGTAAATAAAGGGATCAACCCGATCACATTTCCGGGATTGAAACTTTCCATCACCAGTGAAGAGTCCAAATCCATCAACTTTGATGACCGTCCGAAAGTCATCATTTCAGCCAGTGGCATGTGTGATGCCGGCAGGATCAAACATCACCTGAAACATAATCTGTGGAGACCGGAGTGCACGGTTCTGTTTGTTGGTTATCAGGCAATCGGTACGCCGGGACGGGCACTGGTAGAAGGTGTAAAAGAAATCAAACTGTTTGGAGAAGAGATTCAGGTCAATGCCGAGATCAAAGTTCTTCCGGGTGTCAGCGGTCATGCGGATAATGAGGGACTGATGGAATGGGCAGGAGCCTTTGCGGAAAAACCGAAACAGGTATTTGTGTGTCATGGAGAAGACACCTCCTGTCAGGTATTGACGGGAAGACTCGAAGATGAACTTCACTATACGGCGATGGCACCATACAGCGGAACCATTTATGATCTGAAAGAAGCCGCATTTATCAGTTGTCCGGAAGGTGTGGTGATCCGCAAACAGGAGACCAAACCGCAGTCGAAGAGTTCGAGTGTATACCAGAGGCTGGTGGCAGCCGGTCAGCGTCTGCTTACCGTGATCCGGCATAACGAAGGCGGAGCGAACAAAGATCTCGCCAAACTGACCAGCCAGATCAATAATCTGTGTGATAAATGGGACAGATAG
- a CDS encoding response regulator transcription factor: MFNILVCDDDKEIVDAIDIYLSQEGYHILKAYDGLQAIEIMKKEEVHLILLDIMMPNLDGIRATRKIRETSSVPIIMLSAKSEDVDKILGLNIGADDYITKPFNPLELIARVKSQLRRYTQLGNLATEEKEAVYVCGGLVVNDDLKTVTVDGEPVKLTPIEYNILVLLIKNQGKVFSIEQIYENIWNEEAIGADNTVAVHIRHIREKIEINPREPRYLKVVWGIGYKIEKM; this comes from the coding sequence ATGTTCAATATTCTTGTGTGCGATGATGATAAAGAGATTGTGGATGCCATTGATATTTATCTGTCACAGGAAGGATATCACATTTTAAAGGCGTACGATGGACTGCAGGCCATCGAAATCATGAAAAAAGAAGAAGTGCATCTGATCCTTCTGGATATTATGATGCCGAATCTGGATGGGATCCGGGCTACGCGTAAGATCCGGGAGACCAGCAGTGTGCCGATTATCATGTTATCTGCCAAGTCAGAGGATGTGGATAAGATCCTTGGGCTGAACATCGGTGCAGACGACTATATTACAAAACCATTTAACCCGCTGGAACTGATCGCCAGAGTAAAATCTCAGCTGAGAAGATATACGCAGCTTGGAAATCTGGCGACAGAAGAAAAAGAGGCGGTATACGTATGTGGCGGTCTGGTGGTCAACGATGATCTGAAAACTGTTACGGTGGACGGGGAGCCGGTAAAATTAACCCCGATCGAGTATAATATTTTAGTGCTGTTAATTAAAAATCAGGGAAAAGTTTTTTCTATTGAACAGATTTACGAAAATATCTGGAACGAAGAGGCGATTGGAGCGGACAACACAGTAGCCGTACATATCCGGCATATCCGTGAAAAAATCGAGATCAATCCGAGAGAACCCCGCTATCTGAAAGTAGTCTGGGGAATCGGCTATAAGATAGAAAAGATGTAA
- a CDS encoding TIGR03905 family TSCPD domain-containing protein gives MTYKTKGTCSSQIDFDLKDGKVYNVRFTGGCNGNLKGIGALVEGQDAQDVINRLEGTTCGFKSTSCPDQLAKALKEALNQ, from the coding sequence ATGACATACAAGACAAAAGGAACCTGTTCTTCTCAGATTGATTTTGATCTGAAAGACGGCAAAGTATACAATGTACGTTTTACCGGCGGATGCAACGGTAACCTGAAAGGAATCGGAGCTCTGGTAGAAGGTCAGGATGCACAGGATGTCATCAACCGTCTGGAGGGAACTACCTGTGGTTTCAAATCCACTTCATGTCCGGACCAGCTGGCAAAAGCGCTGAAAGAAGCTCTGAACCAGTAA
- a CDS encoding TadE/TadG family type IV pilus assembly protein has translation MRKGIKKYSPGIGKKSKNKNKGSLQAACEKTRRVSLCSFRAVLTVEAAFVVPLFLLAICTLLGMIDLYRVQALVRTSLHQSAQELGMYASVESGDSGVSTPVGVLSTGICIAYTKSHLPELGDYVSVNLIGSRYENHEIQLKATITYQLPFSILPVSKIKVGNGSVVHAWTGYDSGDTGKTDGGDGDEMVYVSDYESVYHTSVHCTHLDLSIHQGTKEQVERQRNEYGKKYHACERCGGDSHLVYYTEKGDRYHSEASCSGLKRTVRLVEKSQIQAHTQCERCRGTGK, from the coding sequence ATGAGGAAAGGAATAAAGAAATACTCTCCGGGGATTGGAAAGAAAAGCAAAAATAAAAACAAAGGATCTCTTCAGGCAGCTTGCGAAAAGACGCGGAGAGTATCTCTTTGTTCCTTTCGGGCGGTGCTCACGGTGGAGGCGGCATTTGTTGTTCCGTTGTTTCTTCTGGCAATCTGTACGCTTTTAGGAATGATCGATCTGTATCGGGTGCAGGCGCTTGTGAGAACATCCCTGCATCAGAGTGCACAGGAACTCGGTATGTATGCCAGTGTGGAATCGGGCGACTCCGGGGTGAGTACGCCGGTGGGGGTGCTCTCTACCGGGATCTGTATTGCTTATACCAAAAGTCATCTGCCGGAGCTGGGTGATTATGTATCGGTGAATCTGATCGGATCGCGGTATGAAAATCATGAGATTCAGCTGAAAGCTACGATTACTTATCAGTTGCCGTTTTCGATACTTCCGGTGTCAAAGATCAAAGTGGGAAACGGCAGCGTGGTACATGCCTGGACGGGGTATGACTCCGGGGATACGGGGAAGACCGACGGGGGAGATGGGGACGAGATGGTTTATGTGTCGGATTATGAGAGCGTCTATCACACATCGGTGCACTGTACGCATCTGGATCTTTCGATTCATCAGGGAACGAAAGAGCAGGTGGAACGGCAGAGAAATGAATATGGAAAAAAATACCATGCCTGTGAACGGTGTGGAGGAGACAGCCATCTGGTCTATTATACGGAAAAAGGGGATCGTTATCACAGTGAGGCGTCCTGCAGCGGACTGAAACGGACGGTTCGACTGGTAGAAAAATCACAGATACAGGCACATACACAGTGTGAACGCTGTCGGGGAACAGGAAAGTAA
- a CDS encoding 5'-methylthioadenosine/adenosylhomocysteine nucleosidase codes for MNRIGIIGAMELEVEELKSQMEEVTVKEKASMEFYQGTLNGKEVVVVRSGIGKVNAAVCTQILVDDFQVEAVINTGIAGSLKAEINIGDIVVSTDALQHDMDAREFGYPKGQIPQMNVFSFKADETLRKVAVECCKKANPDIQVFEGRVVSGDQFVASSEVKDELIREFAGSCTEMEGAAIAQAAYLNYVPFVVLRAISDKADNSATMDYPTFEKAAARHCANLVKEMVKAL; via the coding sequence ATGAACAGAATCGGAATTATCGGAGCAATGGAGCTTGAAGTAGAAGAACTGAAAAGCCAGATGGAAGAGGTTACCGTAAAAGAAAAAGCTTCCATGGAATTTTATCAGGGTACATTAAACGGAAAAGAAGTTGTCGTAGTACGTTCCGGAATCGGTAAGGTAAATGCAGCTGTCTGCACACAGATCCTGGTGGATGATTTTCAGGTAGAAGCGGTGATCAATACCGGAATCGCCGGATCCCTGAAGGCAGAGATCAACATCGGTGATATTGTTGTGTCTACCGATGCTTTGCAGCATGATATGGATGCCAGAGAATTCGGCTATCCAAAGGGCCAGATTCCACAGATGAATGTATTTTCTTTTAAAGCAGATGAGACACTCCGTAAAGTAGCTGTAGAATGCTGTAAGAAAGCGAACCCGGATATTCAGGTGTTTGAAGGAAGAGTGGTCAGCGGTGACCAGTTTGTGGCAAGCAGTGAAGTGAAGGATGAACTGATCCGTGAATTTGCAGGAAGCTGTACTGAGATGGAAGGAGCAGCGATCGCTCAGGCGGCCTACTTAAACTATGTTCCGTTTGTTGTTCTGCGTGCCATTTCTGATAAAGCGGATAACAGTGCAACCATGGATTATCCGACATTTGAAAAAGCGGCGGCACGTCACTGTGCGAATCTCGTGAAAGAGATGGTAAAAGCACTGTAA
- a CDS encoding TadE family protein, whose amino-acid sequence MNRRTDRQRKRGSLTVEASLVVPMCVMILALLLSLTFYVYLRCWYTQTACEAAVQGSGYGVLEGRSGQEKAEKKWETRRRESGFSGQNVTGGVTGSGKEVQVKVSGKVSVWGRQNLIFETGIRQKIIRPVTFVRKVTAFRS is encoded by the coding sequence ATGAACAGAAGAACAGATAGGCAAAGAAAAAGAGGTTCGCTTACCGTAGAAGCTTCGCTGGTAGTGCCGATGTGCGTCATGATTCTTGCTCTGTTGCTTTCTTTGACATTTTATGTATACCTTCGCTGCTGGTATACGCAGACTGCCTGTGAAGCAGCCGTGCAGGGGAGCGGATATGGCGTACTGGAGGGACGAAGCGGACAGGAGAAAGCAGAGAAAAAATGGGAAACAAGGCGCAGGGAGAGTGGATTTTCCGGACAGAATGTTACCGGTGGAGTAACCGGAAGCGGGAAGGAAGTACAGGTAAAAGTATCGGGTAAAGTGTCCGTGTGGGGAAGACAGAACCTGATATTTGAGACGGGAATCAGACAGAAGATCATAAGACCGGTGACATTTGTGCGAAAGGTGACAGCATTCCGGTCATAA
- a CDS encoding HIT family protein, whose amino-acid sequence MSDCIFCKIAGGDIPSATLYEDDDFRVILDLGPATKGHALILPKHHYANLYEIPEEMAAKAMVLAKKMATAMTEALGCDGFNIVQNNGEVAGQTVFHFHMHLIPRYNGDQAGITWKPGELKDEVRDEIVAKVTAALK is encoded by the coding sequence ATGAGTGATTGTATTTTCTGTAAAATTGCCGGTGGAGATATTCCGTCCGCTACACTGTATGAGGATGATGATTTTCGTGTGATCCTGGATCTTGGTCCTGCAACAAAAGGACATGCACTGATCCTTCCGAAACATCACTACGCAAACCTGTATGAGATCCCGGAAGAGATGGCTGCGAAAGCAATGGTTCTGGCAAAGAAGATGGCTACTGCCATGACAGAAGCACTGGGATGTGACGGCTTCAATATCGTACAGAACAACGGTGAAGTAGCAGGACAGACTGTATTTCACTTCCATATGCACCTGATTCCGCGTTATAACGGTGATCAGGCAGGTATCACCTGGAAACCGGGCGAGCTGAAAGATGAAGTGAGAGATGAGATTGTTGCGAAAGTGACAGCTGCACTGAAATAA
- a CDS encoding rhomboid family intramembrane serine protease: MNQYQDDDWQQEEQRRREAYYRMNSQNSNTPDALEQIFRGPLNWMNLLMIGINIVVFVIMEILGSTEDTGFMLQWGAACRPLILDGEWYRLFTSMFLHFGIYHLVNNMAVLLFMGDMVEKAVGHWKYLMIYLGSGLVGNLLSLYMDIQSQSNIVSAGASGAIYGIIGGVFVLMIKNRKQVREVVIRRLVFVIAVTIYYGSQAAQIDNAAHVGGLIGGIVLTVLFTLHWNHSRKGYVAE; this comes from the coding sequence ATGAACCAATATCAGGATGACGACTGGCAGCAGGAGGAGCAGAGAAGGCGGGAAGCGTATTATCGGATGAACAGTCAGAACAGTAATACGCCGGATGCGCTGGAACAGATTTTCCGGGGACCTTTAAACTGGATGAATCTGTTGATGATTGGAATTAATATAGTAGTTTTTGTTATCATGGAAATACTGGGCAGCACAGAGGATACCGGGTTTATGTTGCAGTGGGGTGCTGCGTGCAGACCGTTGATCCTTGATGGGGAGTGGTATCGGCTGTTTACTTCTATGTTTCTGCATTTTGGGATTTATCATCTGGTGAATAACATGGCGGTGCTGTTGTTTATGGGAGATATGGTGGAAAAGGCAGTGGGACACTGGAAATACCTGATGATCTATCTTGGTTCCGGGCTGGTGGGTAATCTGCTGTCTCTGTACATGGATATCCAGTCGCAGAGCAATATCGTGAGCGCAGGTGCTTCCGGGGCGATTTATGGAATTATCGGCGGCGTTTTTGTTCTGATGATCAAAAACAGAAAGCAGGTAAGAGAAGTGGTGATTCGGCGGCTGGTGTTTGTCATTGCGGTTACAATCTACTACGGCTCGCAGGCGGCACAGATCGATAATGCAGCTCATGTGGGCGGGCTGATCGGCGGAATTGTGCTGACCGTACTGTTTACTTTACATTGGAATCACAGCAGAAAAGGGTATGTCGCAGAATAG